Proteins encoded by one window of Leishmania mexicana MHOM/GT/2001/U1103 complete genome, chromosome 23:
- a CDS encoding acetyltransferase-like protein, producing MSDGADIDEAARKRLRAEAPFTSPPPPAASLLPCDASRNGESAVAAAHNLVAPAGPHKEGSVASTLHVSSKEARFEGRCMPPSFHSLLGEYEVPEEAKDVEDLVGGHEDFSDLPEARREALLQSVRTLVKKAAGASSAEQLEHLRVKASRLHGFKDTARKSELTAAYRQLVREGAIGENAVVEALLIRKKGKSHSGVLVVTVFMGPGEFSCPKDCHYCPNQPGIARSYLLKEPGVLRGFRNGWDPISQLYDRASALENNGHVVDKIELIILGGTFSFYPQRYAEEFMTASFYAANTYYDSAPLRPMRSLAEELTLNEDARCRIIGITVETRPDYISARELRRFRSLGVTRVQLGIQHLDDDILNIINRDCPTAKTVVAIRRLLDAGFKVDAHWMPDLPGSSFEKDMELFETLFSAENELFQVDQWKVYPTATVPFTTISEWYAQGKYKPYAELDNGAYMVKLLVYIMEHCPYRIRLNRIIRDIPTTYIMGGEKRCNLRQVIEAEMRARHIRCKDIRERECKGNPVDRANTHLFTDEFRASEGTEFYLSVENKDRTQLYGHLRLRLRDDASREESNILPVLRGCALIRELHTYGKLIAVSQQNTGRETQHVGVGTQLMREAERIAKERGYHRMAVIAGVGVRRYYAKLGYRLEDTYMVKELDEQASTITEDQVVQDDDNENSAYSSFLSTIKSFFGLQKTTAR from the coding sequence ATGTCCGACGGCGCCGACATCGACGAGGCAGCCCGCAAGCGCTTGCGGGCGGAGGCTCCGTtcacctctcctcctcctcctgcagcatcACTTCTCCCCTGTGACGCATCGCGCAACGGTGAgtcggcagtggcggccgcCCACAACCTGGTGGCCCCGGCGGGCCCTCACAAGGAGGGCAGCGTTGCATCGACGTTACATGTAAGCTCCAAGGAGGCCCGCTTCGAGGGCCGCTGCATGCCGCCGTCCTTCCACTCGCTTCTGGGGGAGTACGAGGtgccggaggaggcgaaggatGTGGAAGACCTCGTGGGTGGCCACGAGGACTTCAGCGACCTCCCCGAGGCCCGCCGCGAGGCGCTCCTGCAGTCCGTGCGCACTCTGGTAAAGAAGGCAGCGGGGGCCAGCTCCGCGGAGCAGCTCGAGCACCTGCGCGTGAAGGCGTCGCGCCTGCACGGCTTCAAGGACACGGCGCGCAAGTCGGAGCTGACGGCGGCATACAGGCAGCTCGTCCGCGAAGGCGCCATTGGCGAGAacgccgtcgtcgaggcGCTGCTAATTCGCAAGAAAGGAAAGTCTCACAGCGGAGTGCTCGTGGTGACGGTGTTCATGGGCCCTGGCGAGTTCAGCTGCCCCAAGGACTGTCACTACTGCCCCAACCAGCCCGGCATCGCCCGCAGCTACTTGCTGAAGGAGCCGggggtgctgcgcggcttccGCAACGGCTGGGATCCCATCAGCCAGCTCTACGACCGCGCCAGCGCGCTGGAGAACAACGGGCATGTTGTGGACAAGATCGAGCTCATCATCCTTGGCggcaccttctccttctACCCTCAGCGCTACGCCGAGGAGTTTATGACGGCATCCTTTTACGCCGCTAACACGTACTACGactcggcgccgctgcggccaaTGCGCAGCttggcggaggagctgacGCTGAACGAGGACGCGCGGTGCCGCATCATCGGCATCACGGTAGAGACGCGGCCCGACTACATTAGCGCacgcgagctgcgccgctttcGCTCCCTCGGCGTAACACGCGTGCAGCTCGGCATCCAGCACCTTGACGATGACATCTTGAACATCATCAATCGCGACTGCCCCACGGCGAAGACAGTCGTCGCGATCCGGCGGCTGCTGGACGCCGGATTCAAGGTGGATGCGCACTGGATGCCTGACCTGCCAGGGAGCAGTTTTGAGAAGGACATGGAGCTCTTCGAGACGCTCTTCTCAGCTGAGAACGAGTTGTTCCAGGTGGACCAATGGAAGGTGTaccccaccgccacggtgCCCTTCACCACAATCAGCGAGTGGTACGCGCAGGGTAAATACAAGCCCTATGCGGAGCTGGATAACGGTGCCTACATGGTGAAGCTGCTGGTCTACATTATGGAGCACTGCCCGTACCGCATCCGGCTCAACCGCATTATCCGCGATATCCCGACGACGTACATCatgggaggggagaagcGGTGCAACCTGCGCCAGGTGATCGAGGCTGAGATGCGCGCACGCCACATCCGATGCAAGGACATCCGCGAGCGCGAATGCAAGGGAAACCCCGTCGACCGGGCCAACACCCACCTCTTCACGGACGAGTTCCGCGCCAGCGAGGGGACGGAGTTCTACCTGTCCGTGGAGAACAAAGATCGCACGCAGCTGTACGGCCATCTCCGCCTGCGACTGCGCGACGACGCTTCACGGGAGGAGAGCAACATCCTGCCGGTGCTCCGGGGCTGTGCTCTCATTCGCGAGCTGCACACGTACGGCAAGCTCATCGCCGTCAGCCAGCAGAACACCGGGCGCGAGACGCAGCACGTTGGGGTCGGGACGCAACTTATGCGGGAGGCTGAGCGCATCGCCAAGGAGCGCGGCTACCACCGCATGGCCGTGATTGCCGGCGTCGGAGTGCGCCGCTACTACGCAAAACTCGGCTATCGACTCGAGGACACGTACATGGTGAAGGAGCTGGATGAACAGGCGAGCACCATCACGGAGGATCAGGTGGTGCaggacgacgacaacgagaACTCAGCCTACAGCAGCTTCCTGAGCACCATCAAGTCCTTCTTTGGTCTCCAGAAGACAACAGCCAGGTGA
- a CDS encoding DNA polymerase theta (helicase domain only),putative translates to MTASTLTSPSTQSGKRFLSALEHEQRDYATAISTAPPSPPSPSLLPPCRLPCYSGASQQVSPAPPAAPNTPKAAPSTPPSLPLPLLPCGSTSSSPAVPQLRVHELAAPSLSLLGREASLLPSSSRRGLSVPLSSPRLERADSPLSPPFADSSPGPAVGLMPDRAGALVAAAAVGGERQALSSLAPPARSVGELTRVQRQQQALTHPSSALAASEEAEREECDEALECEMAEDLRMSTDIAFTPSGTGSCAPPLFSQSSMMQEEESQAEEEKGGGEAATCIMRGSAGAVGRAGDDSELRSGPGMSGQEGSAEPFFRFKDGAGGALLSGSTPPPSIAIPAVLNQHAFLSGGSHDGGTAATDSSAASPTSSPSVLSSAFAGPPSAPSTWLIREATPPHLSSVLAPGTELLALGVVTAAVAADGGGGLSVGRMGPGRHRTVFSFSSLGVGTATPAALPDPFPEPQPRLWQPSVATTTDQSCAGSARNVTAPLAEPATPVISELSEACATTHPPGLWQPPLPAEHVSPPRDSLLMRAASEGGMAEGCAAQGVFQMGVVAPTSTSPPGSDTLPSATGVSAISAARAAPPLSDLYVTALPYLSTAAASGSDATAVPARAGRTCFTLHSTAQTTGTLSSSAAAPATVEPTAAGAAASTGAVPPALTEASYLSGKNCSFRRGLAELQQLPAHGAVSPQRTEGPTTCLEGVAGATPSGTGKMPSSMESRHTNGCAQQVIANAQQALLRPVGSTPATVVMHRTPSTSTSEEPAWNRRSPPLPQLWSLLNDGHPSVSLTVAAATPRVGCMGAEKPTVGAPQPAQAPVTHDETAPPYPRESQEMFSDAPLSPPQPPSPPLPRPAGPDDTAELFYDLPREVGHFYATRRGVTSLYDWQHNVLTRPEVRQGGNFVYSLPTSGGKTLVAELSLLRCVLNRRKSCFLVLPFVSLAEEKTMALQPLATAYDFNVDGHYGSSGRFPLCGAPAAYVCTIEKANALLNHMLEEGRTDEIGAVVVDELHMVGESGRGATLELFLSKVLVLNAARQRKRDAVVAPGTQSRCSASGSRPGWPEELEDAAEDRHEGAVMTDTGKAAADPGPLQIIGMSATVPNLCTLAEWLRAACFEYDFRPVPLRAYSVVGGLVLRDGQRNERNLSSGSVTQHLLELATEVPEASVLIFCASRQQCVDTAKGIVNYLRAQAIAGQKALPAWMSGSSDAAAEAQHVSVLGAPFPSSAKGPATAAAMTAVPSQGSAAIKGLLADLEALAHHEASQLSEVVGFGVAFHHGGLLAEERDLIETAFRRKYIRILCCTSTLAAGVNLPARRVIIKTPYVGREFLTKSRYLQMCGRAGRAGLDPYGESFLLLSSRDQARGHALMHAPVEPCRSQLLEDGQTLTRSLLECVGVGLVADFRSACRWSGSLLTRWAVGPVDASWQPYITAAAAPAASASAGVAPTGAAAKDTCESATDFVLASGVGYDDDAATAQDSERSRSAPGPPASPPSHPASPASPLLTWVPPAAMNAMARTSLVTLARCGFIHIASTRASSGAIAVNNTDDVSTAISADGRAAAGATVGKESGTESSAASETLLSSVSDDAHADASAETHEACHTQVLVTSFGSSSVRSCFSVEEALLLRAELDELRHTGLILSDDLHLCYFLTPLREVGKCDWELLRLMMSRMSDSRQRIASLLGVDTYFVDQQAMGLGGPLEATEEGRRRLFTAKRFYVALMLADVLAEVPMTTVEERYNVSRGQLQSLMRSASMFSCSITNFCHAMEWFSLEAVLSSFVKRLGFGVKPDLLPLMEIRGMQPPRARALWNAGFKKLAAIAVADADDMVSKVKSMNPKDSKAAKFFTKRSALMAIREANLALQSKIKEKKGELQELTARCGGGGGVRGVH, encoded by the coding sequence ATGACCGCGTCGACGTTAACGTCACCATCAACGCAATCGGGCAAGCGGTTTCTTTCGGCACTggagcacgagcagcgcgacTACGCCACAGCGATCTccactgcccctccctcgccaccctcaccatcgctgctgccgccgtgccgaTTGCCATGCTACAGCGGTGCATCTCAGCAGGTCTCGCCGGctccgcctgccgcgccgAACACACCAAAGGCCGCGCCATCCACTCCTCCATCACTacccctgccgctgctgccctgcgGCTCTACATCTTCATCGcccgcggtgccgcagctccgtgtGCATGAGTTGGCAGCACCGTCATTATCTTTGCTCGGTCGCGAGGCATCGCTGCTACCAAGCAGCTCACGCCGCGGGCTGTCCGTGCCGCTCTCGTCGCCGCGGCTCGAGCGCGCCGATTCGCCGCTATCGCCGCCGTTCGCCGACAGCTCTCCGGGGCCCGCAGTCGGCCTGATGCCAGATCGGGCGGGAGctcttgttgctgctgcagctgtgggAGGCGAACGCCAGGCGCTGTCGTCTCTGGCACCCCCGGCCCGCTCGGTTGGAGAGCTGacgcgcgtgcagcggcagcagcaggcgttGACACACCCCTCTAGCGCACTCGCTGCTTCAGAGGAGGCCGAGAGAGAAGAATGCGATGAGGCGCTCGAGTGCGAGATGGCTGAGGATCTGCGCATGTCGACGGACATTGCTTTCACGCCGTCCGGGACCGGCAGTTGCGCTCCGCCGCTCTTCTCGCAGTCGTCCATGATgcaagaggaagagagccaagcggaggaggagaagggcggcggcgaggcggcgaccTGCATCATGAGAGGCAGCGCCGGGGCGGTGGGGCGAGCTGGCGACGATAGTGAGCTGCGCTCTGGCCCAGGGATGAGCGGGCAGGAGGGCAGCGCAGAACCATTTTTCCGCTTCAAAGatggcgcaggtggcgcgCTCCTCTCTGGGTCaacgccgcctccctccatcGCGATTCCAGCTGTGCTCAACCAACATGCGTTtctcagcggcggcagccacgaCGGTGGCACCGCTGCAACCGATTCGAGTGCCGCGTCCCCAACGAGCTCGCCGTCAGTGTTGTCCAGTGCCTTCGCCGGCCCGCCGTCTGCACCGTCGACGTGGCTGATCCGTGAGGCTACGCCGCCACATCTTTCATCGGTGCTCGCGCCTGGTACAGAGCTGTTGGCGCTCGGTGTTGtgactgctgctgtcgctgcggatggaggtggaggccTGAGTGTTGGGAGGATGGGCCCTGGACGCCATCGCACCGTGTTTTCGTTTAGCTCGCTGGGTGTTGGCACCGCAACCCCTGCAGCGCTACCCGATCCCTTCCCTGAACCGCAGCCACGTCTGTGGCAACCATCAGTGGCGACGACAACAGACCAGTCATGTGCTGGGAGCGCTCGAAATGTAACTGCCCCTTTGGCTGAGCCTGCTACTCCAGTCATCTCGGAGCTTTCAGAAGCCTGTGCTACAACGCATCCACCTGGCCTGTGGCAGCCACCGTTGCCGGCCGAGCACGTGAGCCCTCCGCGTGATTCTCTGCTGATGCGGGCGGCCAGTGAAGGTGGAATGGCCGAGGGTTGCGCTGCTCAGGGCGTTTTCCAAATGGGCGTTGTGGCACCGACGTCAACGTCGCCGCCGGGGAGCGACACGCTTCCCTCGGCGACTGGCGTCTCCGCCATATCGGCTGCAagggcagcgcctccgctcTCTGACTTGTACGTCACCGCGCTGCCGTACCTTTCCACGGCTGCTGCCAGTGGCAGCGACGCAACTGCTGTgcctgcacgcgcaggcCGCACGTGCTTTACGCTGCACTCCACTGCACAAACGACAGGGACACTTTCTTCCTCTGCAGCTGCCCCAGCAACAGTGGAGCCGAcggcagcgggagcggctgcgtcgACTGGCGCGGTGCCACCGGCACTCACAGAGGCGAGCTATCTCTCAGGCAAGAACTGTTCCTTCAGGCGCGGTTTAgccgagctgcagcagctcccgGCACACGGTGCTGTGTCACCGCAGAGAACAGAGGGACCGACCACCTGTTTGGAGGGTGTCGCTGGCGCAACACCAAGCGGTACAGGGAAAATGCCCAGCAGTATGGAGAGCCGCCATACGAATGGGTGTGCGCAGCAGGTCATTGCCAACGCGCAGCAGGCGTTGCTGCGGCCAGTCGGCTCAACACCCGCGACGGTGGTCATGCACCGCACACCGTCGACTTCCACAAGTGAGGAGCCAGCCTGGAATCGACGAAGTCCACCGCTCCCGCAGCTGTGGTCGTTGCTCAACGACGGCCACCCGTCTGTCTCGctcaccgtcgctgctgcaacgcCACGCGTGGGTTGCATGGGCGCTGAAAAGCCGACTGTGGGGGCGCCTCAGCCCGCGCAGGCACCGGTGACCCATGACGAGACAGCACCGCCCTACCCACGAGAGAGTCAGGAGATGTTCTCCGATGCACCTCTTTCGCCGCCGCaaccgccgtcgcctcccctcccgcgACCCGCTGGCCCAGACGATACTGCGGAGCTGTTCTACGATCTGCCGCGTGAGGTCGGGCACTTCTACGCAACACGGCGCGGCGTCACGTCGCTGTACGACTGGCAGCACAACGTGCTCACTCGCCCCGAAGTTCGGCAGGGTGGCAACTTTGTCTACAGTCTCCCCACCAGCGGTGGCAAGACGCTGGTCGCCGAGCTGAGCCTCCTGCGGTGTGTGCTGAATCGCCGCAAGTCGTGCTTCCTCGTCCTGCCCTTTGTCTCGCTTGCGGAGGAGAAGacgatggcgctgcagccgctggcgACAGCCTACGACTTCAACGTGGACGGCCACTACGGCAGCTCCGGCCGCTTCCCGCTCTGCGGGGCGCCTGCAGCCTACGTCTGCACAATTGAAAAGGCAAACGCGCTGCTGAATCACATGCTCGAGGAGGGCCGCACCGACGAGAttggggcggtggtggtggacgagCTGCACATGGTCGGCGAGTCCGGGCGAGGGGCGACGCTGGAGCTGTTCCTTTCCAAGGTACTCGTGCTCAAcgctgcgcggcagcggaagcgtGACGCCGTGGTTGCACCGGGGACGCAGAGTCGCTGCAGTGCTAGCGGTTCGCGGCCAGGATGGCCGGAGGAGTTGGAGGACGCAGCGGAGGACCGCCATGAGGGGGCAGTCATGACGGATACAGGGAAGGCGGCTGCGGACCCCGGTCCTCTACAGATCATCGGCATGAGCGCCACGGTCCCCAACCTCTGCACCCTTGCCGAGTGGCTGCGCGCCGCGTGCTTTGAGTACGACTTCCGGCCCGTGCCATTGCGCGCCTACAGTGTCGTTGGTGGCCTCGTGCTACGCGATGGCCAGCGCAACGAGCGCAAcctcagcagcggctctGTCACGCAGCATCTTCTGGAGCTCGCGACGGAGGTGCCGGAGGCGTCCGTACTCATCTTCTGCGCCAGCCGCCAGCAGTGCGTCGACACGGCGAAGGGCATCGTAAACTACCTCAGGGCTCAGGCCATTGCCGGCCAAAAGGCGCTGCCCGCGTGGATGTCGGGTagcagcgatgcggcggcggaggcgcagcacgTCTCGGTGCTTGGCGCACCGTTCCCGAGCTCAGCGAAAGGGCCGGCCACAGCGGCCgcgatgacggcggtgccgtcgcaGGGGTCGGCTGCCATCAAAGGCCTCCTTGCGGACCTCGAGGCCCTCGCGCACCACGAAGCCTCCCAGCTCAGTGAGGTGGTTGGCTTTGGAGTGGCGTTTCACCACGGCGGCCTCCTTGCCGAGGAGCGAGACCTCATCGAGACGGCGTTCCGCCGCAAGTACATCCGCATCCTGTGCTGCACCTCTACGCTGGCCGCTGGTGTGAACctgccggcgcggcgggtAATCATCAAAACGCCGTACGTGGGCCGCGAATTTCTCACGAAGTCGCGCTACCTGCAGATGTGCGGTCGTGCCGGGAGAGCCGGGTTGGACCCGTACGGCGAGTCCttcctgctgctgagcagTCGTGATCAGGCGCGCGGTCACGCCCTTATGCACGCCCCTGTGGAACCGTGCCGCAGCCAGCTCCTCGAGGACGGCCAGACGCTCACGCGTTCGCTTTTGGAGTGCGTTGGGGTTGGGCTCGTGGCGGACTTTCGAAGCGCTTGCCGGTGGAGTGGCTCACTGCTGACCAGGTGGGCGGTGGGTCCTGTCGATGCGTCGTGGCAGCCGTACAtcactgcagctgccgccccgGCTGCGTCTGCGAGCGCTGGAGTTGCGCCTAccggagcggcagcgaaggACACGTGCGAAAGTGCCACCGACTTTGTCCTCGCCTCTGGAGTTGGCtatgacgacgacgccgctaCCGCACAGGACTCAGAGCGCAGCCGGTCTGCGCCTGGGCCTCCGGCCTCACCGCCCTCCCACCCAgcctcgccggcgtcgccgcttctGACGTGGGTGCCGCCGGCTGCCATGAACGCGATGGCGCGCACCTCGCTCGTTACACTAGCGCGCTGCGGCTTTATCCACATTGCCAGTACACgcgcaagcagcggcgccatcgccgtgaACAACACCGATGATGTCAGCACGGCCATCAGCGCTGAtggccgtgctgctgctggggctACAGTCGGCAAGGAAAGCGGCACCGAATCGAGCGCAGCTTCGGAGACGTTGCTGAGCAGCGTATCGGACGACGCCCACGCCGACGCTTCAGCAGAGACGCACGAGGCCTGTCATACGCAGGTGCTTGTGACATCGTTTGGCAGCTCGTCCGTCCGCTCGTGCTTTagtgtggaggaggcgctgctgctgcgcgccgagCTGGACGAGTTGCGCCACACCGGTCTCATCCTGTCCGACGACCTGCACCTTTGCTACTTCCTCACGCCGCTTCGGGAGGTGGGAAAGTGCGActgggagctgctgcggctcatGATGTCGCGCATGAGCGACAGTCGCCAGCGCATTGCGAGCCTGCTTGGGGTCGACACCTACTTTGTTGATCAGCAGGCAATGGGGCTCGGCGGTCCACTGGAGGCCACAGAGGAGGGCCGACGTCGCCTCTTCACGGCAAAGCGATTCTACGTGGCACTTATGCTGGCGGATGTGCTGGCTGAGGTGCCGATGacgacggtggaggagcggTATAACGTGAGCCGcgggcagctgcagagcctgatgcgctccgcctcgaTGTTCAGTTGCTCCATCACGAACTTCTGCCATGCGATGGAGTGGTtctcgctggaggcggtgctctCGTCCTTCGTGAAGCGACTCGGCTTCGGTGTTAAGCCGGActtgctgccgctgatggAGATACGTGGcatgcagccgccgcgggcGAGGGCGCTGTGGAACGCCGGCTTCAAGAAGCTCGCAGCGATCGCGGTGGCCGACGCGGATGATATGGTGTCGAAGGTGAAGTCGATGAACCCAAAGGACAGCAAGGCGGCAAAGTTTTTTACGAAGCGCTCGGCCTTGATGGCGATCCGGGAGGCAAACCTCGCTCTACAGTCGAAGATcaaggagaagaagggcGAGCTGCAGGAACTGACGGCTcgttgcggcggtggtggcggcgttcGCGGTGTGCACTGA
- a CDS encoding mitochondrial carrier protein-like protein has protein sequence MLVHTAQSSPGTYVEGYGSSSDTATPPAAAARHDAKLRSPKTAGADGGSRNYNADTLYADPEITALASSVATTVAKSLLHPLDTLKCRVQLLRTDVPGPPPCQRYLKWTSKQSPGLLRSRLRQLRYQYAGKWTPGHIYGGLPVKLLFYVPYQATYVSSYNFAQRTLEAAGREGEDAAGHRSKNYVWHTVASAVFAEAVSAGLRVPMETMKMRIQSAAASGSLHALQQLWRQGFASCVRLAVPQTLMHDIPYSIIQWVVYESLRPWTQKWKEHAVQRGGGGELAATPSVPPSFWTLYGAELARTFLSGGFSGLLASVLTAPLDNIRTRIVVATAQNCHLTVAYVVRDAYQREGMRGFVRGGGMRVLWVTANMACYFPLFEGVRLLLQRRGDEGNSTGTSS, from the coding sequence ATGCTGGTGCACACAGCGCAGTCGTCTCCGGGTACCTATGTGGAGGGGTATGGGAGCAGCTCCGACACGGCAACGCcacctgcggctgctgcgcggcatgATGCCAAGCTGAGGTCCCCCAAGACAGCCGGCGCAGATGGCGGTAGTCGCAACTACAACGCGGACACACTCTATGCGGATCCCGAAATAACAGCCTTGGCCTCCTCcgtggcgacgacggtggccaagtcgctgctgcacccgctCGACACTCTCAAGTGCcgagtgcagctgctgcgcaccgacGTGCCTGGGCCGCCACCGTGCCAGCGTTATCTTAAATGGACCAGCAAGCAGTCACCAGGTCTGCTGCGCAGTCGTCTGCGACAGCTTCGGTACCAATACGCTGGTAAGTGGACGCCGGGACACATCTACGGCGGGCTGCCGGTGAAACTCCTCTTCTACGTTCCCTACCAGGCCACGTACGTATCGAGCTACAACTTTGCACAGCGcacgctggaggcggctggcagggagggcgaggatgCGGCGGGCCATCGCTCCAAGAACTACGTGTGGCACACTGTTGCCTCGGCGGTCTTCGCTGAGGCGGTGAGCGCCGGGCTGCGTGTGCCGATGGAAACCATGAAGATGCGCATTCagtctgctgccgcctccggctcgctgcacgcgctgcagcagctgtggcgaCAGGGCTTCGCTTCCTGCGTGCGCCTCGCCGTGCCACAGACCCTCATGCACGACATTCCGTACTCGATCATTCAGTGGGTGGTGTACGAGTCCCTGCGGCCGTGGACCCAGAAGTGGAAGGAGCATGCGGTGCagaggggaggtggcgggGAGCTggcggcaacgccgtcggtgccgccgagCTTCTGGACTCTCTATGGAGCGGAGCTGGCGCGTACCTTCCTCTCTGGCGGCTTCAGCGGCCTCTTGGCGTCTGTCTTGACAGCGCCGCTGGACAACATCCGCACGCGCATTGTGGTGGCCACGGCACAGAATTGCCATCTGACTGTCGCGTATGTGGTGCGAGACGCCTATCAGCGCGAGGGCATGCGCGGCTtcgtgcgtggcggcggcatgcgtgtgctgtgGGTCACAGCGAACATGGCTTGCTACTTTCCTCTCTTCGAAGGTGTCCGCTTGCTGTTGCAGAGGCGCGGAGATGAAGGCAACAGCACCGGCACGTCTTCGTGA